A window from Solanum stenotomum isolate F172 chromosome 5, ASM1918654v1, whole genome shotgun sequence encodes these proteins:
- the LOC125863651 gene encoding serine/threonine-protein kinase BLUS1-like yields the protein MNSRNPFTPRMEIGSSSKQPEDIGGINTSSSSLHLPHKPKFTFSELLLQEKMNSRNTFTPRMEIGSSSRSVDAKIGSSRSIIAEIGSDRSNISMDFAASLNQPRLEQTITDPDTKDTYLLNLKIGSFSNGNCPVYRAVFSKYTYEAGRTLPYDHVTLKIINMNLRENEFNLIRSQSDTRIALFENTHIIRCKKTFITANLLCVCLPYMSEGSLRYILSTHPEKKLPERLIPVVLKEVLIGLQDELHVFYRPMPHNSLNAGDIFVNIHYYTKALSIKLAFETSVYDSEPPYCNGEEASSFLNPKSISIWGAAPEVFESENEDNRGAKSDIWLLGITALELVYGNLPVKNRTDFDYIINTLRVKKKFPKSLKKMMIKRDKKLKKVMDFAKRKKRVFSREFEEMVLACLRENPDERPTAKELLKTPFFSDIERFKQFVLNTNN from the coding sequence ATGAATTCCAGAAACCCATTCACTCCTAGAATGGAAATTGGTTCTTCTTCAAAACAACCAGAAGATATTGGGGGAATAAAtacatcttcttcttctcttcatcTTCCACACAAACCAAAATTCACTTTTTCTGAACTTCTGCTCCAAGAAAAGATGAATTCCAGAAATACATTCACTCCTAGAATGGAAATTGGTTCTTCTTCAAGGAGTGTAGATGCCAAAATTGGTTCTTCAAGAAGTATAATTGCAGAAATTGGTTCTGATAGAAGCAATATATCAATGGATTTCGCTGCTTCTTTAAATCAACCAAGACTTGAACAAACCATTACTGATCCAGACACCAAAGATACTTATCTTCTCAACTTGAAAATTGGGTCTTTTTCTAATGGAAATTGCCCTGTTTACAGAGCTGTGTTTTCGAAATATACGTATGAGGCTGGCAGAACCCTCCCTTATGACCATGTTACTTTGAAGATCATTAACATGAACCTCCGTGAGAATGAATTCAACTTGATTCGAAGTCAAAGTGATACACGCATTGCTCTTTTTGAGAATACCCACATAATTCGATGCAAGAAAACTTTCATTACTGCAAATTTGCTATGCGTTTGTTTGCCGTATATGTCTGAGGGATCGCTTCGTTATATTCTCTCCACTCATCCCGAAAAGAAATTGCCAGAACGTCTCATTCCTGTTGTTCTTAAAGAAGTACTTATTGGTCTACAAGACGAACTTCATGTTTTCTACAGACCGATGCCTCATAATAGTTTGAATGCCGGAGATATCTTTGTTAACATCCACTATTATACTAAAGCTTTGTCGATCAAGTTAGCATTTGAAACATCTGTTTATGATTCCGAACCCCCATATTGTAATGGTGAAGAAGCTAGTTCGTTTTTGAATCCGAAGAGTATTTCTATATGGGGTGCTGCACCAGAGGTGTTTGAGAGTGAAAATGAGGATAACAGAGGAGCAAAATCTGATATCTGGCTATTGGGAATAACAGCACTGGAATTGGTGTATGGGAATTTACCTGTGAAGAATCGAACAGACTTCGATTATATAATTAACACGTTAAGGGTGAAGAAGAAATTTCCAAAATCACTTAAAAAGATGATGATCAAGAGGGATAAGAAACTCAAGAAAGTGATGGATTTTGCTAAACGAAAGAAAAGGGTGTTTTCGCGCGAGTTTGAGGAGATGGTTCTTGCTTGTCTTAGAGAGAATCCAGACGAAAGGCCAACTGCTAAGGAGCTTTTGAAAACTCCATTCTTTAGTGATATTGAAAGGTTTAAGCAATTTGTGTTGAATACTAATAATTGA
- the LOC125863650 gene encoding serine/threonine-protein kinase BLUS1-like, with amino-acid sequence MDSRNPFSPKMEIGSSSKQPTEIGSSSSSLPHKPNSTSSELLLQEKTNSRNPFSPKMEIGSSPKQPEDIGSSRSVDAQIGSSSNQPRDVGSSRSRVAEIGSLDSNQPRLGQTITDPDTKDTYLLNLEIGSFSNGHCPVYRAKFFKYFYDVGKSLPYGYVTLKIINMNLHDHEFHLIRRQSHTRLTYRQNPNIIRCKKTFMAANLFCICLPYMSEGSLRSILSTRPEKKLPENFIPVVLREVLVGLRDELHIFYTPTLHKSLSAGDIFIDIHSYTKEMWIKLAFQVSAYDSEPPNCNGEEASSFLNPKSISIWGAAPEVFESENEDNRAAKSDIWLLGITALELVYGNLPVKNRTDLNYIINKIREKKKFPKSLEKMMIKRDKKLKKVMDLVKRKKRVFSREFEEMVLACLRENPDDRPTADELLKTPFFSDIERFKQFVLN; translated from the coding sequence ATGGATTCCAGAAACCCATTCAGTCCCAAAATGGAAATTGGTTCTTCTTCAAAACAACCAACAGAAAttggttcttcttcttcttctcttcctcacAAACCAAATTCCACTTCTTCTGAACTTCTGCTCCAAGAAAAGACGAATTCCAGAAACCCATTCAGTCCTAAAATGGAAATTGGTTCTTCTCCAAAACAACCAGAAGATATTGGTTCTTCAAGAAGTGTAGATGCCCAAATTGGTTCTTCTTCAAATCAACCAAGAGATGTTGGTTCTTCAAGAAGTAGAGTTGCAGAAATTGGTTCATTGGATTCAAATCAACCAAGACTTGGACAAACCATCACTGATCCAGACACCAAAGATACTTATCTTCTCAACTTGGAAATTGGGTCTTTTTCTAATGGACACTGCCCTGTTTATAGAGCtaagtttttcaaatatttttatgacGTTGGTAAATCCCTCCCTTATGGCTATGTCACTTTAAAGATCATCAATATGAATCTCCATGACCATGAATTCCACTTGATTCGACGTCAAAGTCATACACGCCTTACTTATCGTCAGAATCCCAACATAATTCGATGCAAGAAAACTTTCATGGCTGCGAATTTGTTTTGCATTTGTTTGCCGTATATGTCCGAGGGATCACTTCGTTCTATTCTCTCCACTCGTCCCGAAAAGAAATTGCCAGAGAATTTCATTCCTGTTGTTCTTAGAGAAGTACTTGTTGGTCTACGAGACGAACTTCATATTTTCTACACACCAACTCTTCATAAGAGTTTGAGTGCCGGAGATATCTTTATTGACATCCACAGTTATACTAAAGAAATGTGGATCAAGTTAGCATTTCAAGTTTCTGCTTATGATTCCGAACCCCCAAATTGTAATGGTGAAGAAGCTAGTTCATTTTTGAATCCGAAAAGTATTTCTATATGGGGTGCTGCACCAGAGGTGTTTGAGAGTGAAAATGAGGATAACAGAGCAGCAAAATCTGATATCTGGCTATTGGGAATAACAGCACTGGAATTGGTGTATGGGAATTTACCCGTGAAGAATCGTACAGACTTGAATTATATAATCAACAAGATAagggagaagaagaaatttccAAAATCACTTGAAAAGATGATGATCAAGAGGGATAAGAAACTCAAGAAAGTGATGGATCTAGTTAAACGAAAGAAAAGGGTGTTTTCGCGAGAGTTTGAGGAGATGGTTCTTGCTTGTCTTAGAGAGAATCCAGATGACAGACCAACTGCTGATGAGCTTTTGAAAACTCCATTCTTTAGTGATATTGAAAGATTTAAGCAATTTGTGTTGAACTGA